A single region of the Anabaena sphaerica FACHB-251 genome encodes:
- a CDS encoding aldehyde dehydrogenase family protein — protein MEEVIQRANNTMYGLAAAVWTQDITKAHAIANNIRAGTVWINSL, from the coding sequence GTGGAAGAAGTGATTCAACGGGCAAATAACACCATGTATGGTCTTGCAGCTGCGGTGTGGACTCAGGATATCACAAAGGCTCATGCGATCGCTAACAATATCCGTGCAGGTACGGTGTGGATAAACTCTCTTTAG
- a CDS encoding DNA polymerase III subunit alpha: MSFVPLHIHSDYSLLDGASQLPELVDQAIALGMKAIALTDHGVMYGAVELIKICRSKTIKPIIGNEMYIINGEIDKQERRPKYHQVVLAKNTKGYKNLVKLTTISHLQGVQGKGIFSRPCINKDLLKEYKEGLIVTSACLGGEIPQAILSNRPDAARKVAKWYKEVFGEDFYLEIQDHGSQEDRIVNVEIVKIARELGIKFIATNDSHYISCFDVEAHDALLCIQTGKLISEDNRMRYSGTEYLKSAQEMQMLFRDHLPDDVIAEAIATTVEVADKVEPYHIMDEPKIPTPDIPSGHTPDTYAEEVAWQGLLERLNRKSRSEVDSIYKERLEYELKMIQQMGFSTYFLVVWDYIKFARDHNIPVGPGRGSAAGSLVAYAMRITNIDPVHHGLLFERFLNPERKSMPDIDTDFCIEKRDEVIEYVTNKYGADRVAQIITFNRLTSKAVLKDVARVLDIPYGESDKMAKMIPVVRGKPTKLKVMVSDETPAPEFKEKYDHDPNVRRWLDMAMRIEGTNKTFGVHAAGVVISAEPLDEIVPLQRNNDGSVITQYFMEDLESLGLLKMDFLGLRNLTLIQRTLDLIEQSKGYRVDPDEITNQERKAQKILAKGEHSTLPKDVSKAYTLLESGDLEGIFQLESSGMKQIVRDLKPSNIEDISSILALYRPGPLDAGLIPKFINRKHGREAIDYESQILQPILNETYGIMVYQEQIMKIAQDMAGYSLGQADLLRRAMGKKKVSEMQKQQEKFIDGATKNGVKKQVAEQLFGDMLKFAEYCLSYETEVLTVEYGFLPIGEIVEKKIECSVFSVDKNGNVYTQPIAQWHHRGVQELYEYCLDDGSTIRATKDHKFMTIQGKMLPIDEIFEQGLDLLKVTGLPE, translated from the coding sequence ATGTCTTTTGTACCGTTGCATATTCATAGTGACTACAGTTTGCTGGATGGTGCTAGTCAACTACCAGAGTTAGTAGATCAAGCGATCGCACTAGGAATGAAAGCGATCGCTCTCACAGATCATGGTGTTATGTATGGGGCAGTTGAACTAATTAAAATCTGCCGCAGTAAAACCATAAAGCCCATTATTGGCAATGAAATGTATATCATTAACGGCGAAATTGATAAACAAGAACGCCGTCCCAAATATCATCAAGTCGTATTAGCTAAAAATACCAAAGGTTATAAAAACTTAGTTAAATTAACCACAATTTCTCACCTTCAAGGTGTGCAAGGTAAAGGTATTTTTTCCCGTCCTTGCATCAATAAAGATTTACTCAAAGAATATAAAGAAGGTTTAATTGTCACCAGTGCTTGTTTAGGTGGAGAAATTCCCCAAGCAATTCTGAGTAATAGACCAGATGCAGCCCGAAAAGTTGCTAAGTGGTATAAAGAGGTATTTGGTGAAGATTTTTATTTAGAAATTCAAGATCACGGTTCACAAGAAGACAGAATAGTTAATGTCGAAATTGTAAAAATTGCCCGTGAATTAGGCATTAAATTTATTGCTACCAATGATTCTCATTACATTTCTTGCTTTGATGTAGAAGCACATGACGCTTTGCTTTGTATTCAAACTGGCAAGCTAATTAGTGAAGACAATCGGATGCGATATAGCGGCACAGAATATCTCAAATCTGCCCAAGAAATGCAGATGCTATTTCGTGATCATTTACCCGATGATGTCATTGCCGAAGCCATAGCCACAACGGTAGAAGTAGCGGATAAAGTCGAGCCTTACCATATCATGGATGAGCCGAAAATTCCTACTCCTGATATTCCTTCTGGTCACACTCCTGACACCTATGCAGAAGAAGTAGCTTGGCAAGGACTTTTAGAAAGATTAAATCGCAAATCCCGCAGCGAAGTAGATTCTATTTATAAAGAAAGATTAGAATATGAATTAAAAATGATTCAGCAGATGGGTTTTTCTACCTACTTTTTAGTAGTGTGGGACTACATCAAATTTGCACGAGATCATAATATTCCTGTCGGTCCAGGTCGGGGTTCTGCTGCTGGTTCTTTGGTTGCTTACGCCATGCGAATTACTAATATTGATCCCGTGCATCATGGCTTACTATTCGAGCGATTTTTGAACCCAGAACGGAAATCCATGCCTGATATTGATACAGATTTCTGTATTGAAAAACGGGATGAAGTAATTGAATATGTCACTAATAAATATGGTGCTGATAGAGTTGCCCAAATTATCACCTTTAACCGTTTAACATCGAAAGCAGTATTAAAAGATGTGGCTAGAGTGTTAGATATTCCCTATGGAGAATCTGATAAAATGGCGAAAATGATTCCCGTAGTCCGGGGGAAACCTACTAAACTCAAAGTCATGGTTTCTGATGAAACCCCAGCACCAGAGTTTAAAGAAAAATATGATCATGATCCTAATGTTCGTCGTTGGCTTGATATGGCCATGCGAATTGAAGGAACTAACAAAACCTTTGGTGTTCATGCTGCGGGTGTGGTAATTTCCGCAGAACCTTTAGATGAAATTGTGCCATTACAGCGTAATAATGATGGTTCTGTAATTACCCAGTATTTCATGGAAGATTTGGAATCACTGGGTTTGTTAAAAATGGACTTTTTAGGTTTACGGAACCTGACCTTAATTCAAAGAACTTTGGATTTAATTGAACAAAGTAAAGGTTATCGTGTTGACCCTGATGAAATTACAAATCAGGAAAGAAAAGCCCAAAAGATATTAGCTAAAGGTGAACATAGCACTTTACCTAAAGATGTATCCAAAGCTTATACATTATTAGAATCAGGTGATTTAGAAGGTATATTTCAACTAGAATCTTCAGGAATGAAGCAAATAGTTAGAGATTTGAAACCTTCTAATATTGAAGATATTTCTTCTATTTTAGCACTTTATCGACCCGGACCATTAGATGCGGGATTGATTCCTAAGTTTATTAACCGCAAACATGGCAGAGAAGCAATTGATTATGAATCGCAAATTTTACAACCAATATTAAATGAAACCTATGGAATTATGGTCTATCAAGAGCAAATTATGAAAATTGCTCAAGATATGGCTGGTTATTCTTTAGGACAAGCTGACTTACTGCGTCGCGCTATGGGTAAAAAGAAAGTTTCTGAAATGCAGAAACAGCAAGAAAAATTTATTGATGGCGCAACAAAAAACGGGGTGAAAAAGCAAGTTGCTGAACAACTATTTGGGGATATGTTGAAATTTGCCGAATATTGTTTAAGTTATGAAACTGAAGTTTTAACTGTGGAATATGGCTTTTTACCAATTGGTGAAATTGTCGAGAAAAAAATTGAGTGTAGTGTGTTTAGTGTTGATAAAAATGGGAATGTTTATACTCAACCCATTGCCCAATGGCATCATCGGGGAGTACAAGAATTGTATGAATATTGTTTAGATGATGGTTCAACCATTCGCGCAACAAAAGACCATAAATTTATGACGATTCAAGGAAAAATGTTACCCATTGATGAGATTTTTGAGCAAGGTTTAGATTTGTTAAAAGTAACGGGTTTACCAGAGTAA